In Leptospira sp. WS58.C1, a single genomic region encodes these proteins:
- a CDS encoding TAT-variant-translocated molybdopterin oxidoreductase, with protein sequence MDKKNFQKEKKAHWLSLELKDNEKETKDLARSEFFTSPDPVIARIKSGEFDRKTFLKLMGAGVAMTSLNCVRKPVEKIVPYVDLKTDEGTFDFVKHGQAYYYATVFNGTGYLVRSKDGRPLKLEGNEDHPVSQGALGASGQAAIFDLYDPDRAQGPAAISGGKVENIQWSSLDSKVQEALSKNKGNTVIVTRPLDSPSTKAIIADFLKAVGGGQHLEISITSPEDAISKAQAASYGKALVPNYNFELANTILSIDCDFMGGWLSPEEHQKDFAKRRNLRDGAKDVNYFIAAESIPTMSGSNADLRLPIRPGDQTKLALAIAAGLGELGANTKDVTGTSTVESLAGELGVTTEGIRKTAKALWSNKGKSLVVAGGLSASTKEAVDLQVLVNFLNSTLDNDGKTVDYASPKKEGLADYSGNLNKLTEALKQTKVGVLFLYDTNLVYQAGDSWKDLLHRAALTVSLADRADETALASNYLASTTHFLESWGDSEGTKGIFSIQQPAIRPLFNTRSFEDSLIAFAGGSLGGEKSFYEYVKNSWTKKLGSKLKWEDLLRVGTTVRAKDRRKTASATRGFNKGALKKPASYPAGIRLALYETSSIGDGRAANNSLLQELPDPVTKVTWDNYVVISPSLAKEKGIQSNDVISVKTAKGSIELPAQVQPGMHKDSIGIAVGYGRTAAGKVGNEVGKNAYVLAEDGVFSGISVTSLEKTGKTYKLACTQHHHVLSPGFGYEDRPLVQSTSLEEWKKNPASGVKESEIPKIKKDGKMVYATGANPVHEYPGYKWGMAIDLTACTGCGSCVIACQVENNIPVVGRDEVRVGREMHWLRIDRYYIGDPEKPEDLQIAHQPMMCQQCDNAPCETVCPVAATVHSSEGINDMVYNRCVGTRYCSNNCPYKVRRYNWAQHWYNETGAEKGSRTPRYLGLNPEVTVRGRGVMEKCNFCAHKIAEAKIQAKNEGRTLKDGEVRCACEQSCAADAISFGNTNDKTSKVSKLSADPRSFRVLEYLNVGPQVAYLTRVRA encoded by the coding sequence ATGGATAAAAAGAATTTCCAGAAAGAAAAGAAAGCTCACTGGCTCTCCCTCGAACTGAAAGATAACGAAAAAGAAACGAAGGACCTAGCGCGCTCTGAATTTTTCACTTCTCCGGATCCAGTCATCGCAAGGATTAAATCCGGGGAGTTCGATCGTAAGACCTTCCTCAAATTGATGGGTGCGGGAGTCGCAATGACTTCCTTAAATTGTGTACGCAAGCCTGTTGAAAAAATCGTTCCTTATGTGGATCTGAAAACCGACGAAGGTACTTTCGATTTCGTAAAACACGGACAAGCGTATTACTACGCTACCGTATTCAACGGAACCGGTTACCTAGTAAGATCTAAAGACGGACGTCCTCTAAAATTAGAAGGGAACGAAGATCACCCTGTTTCTCAAGGTGCTCTTGGCGCTTCCGGCCAAGCTGCTATCTTCGATCTTTATGATCCGGATAGAGCGCAAGGTCCTGCGGCAATTTCCGGCGGAAAAGTGGAGAATATCCAATGGAGCTCTTTGGATTCCAAAGTCCAGGAAGCTCTTTCTAAGAATAAAGGGAATACCGTAATCGTAACCAGACCTCTTGATTCTCCTTCTACCAAAGCTATCATCGCCGACTTCTTAAAAGCGGTAGGCGGAGGACAACATTTAGAGATCTCTATCACTTCTCCAGAAGATGCAATCTCCAAAGCGCAAGCGGCTTCCTATGGAAAAGCTCTTGTTCCTAACTATAACTTCGAATTGGCAAACACGATCCTGTCCATCGATTGCGATTTTATGGGTGGATGGTTGTCTCCGGAAGAACACCAAAAAGATTTTGCAAAACGCAGAAACTTAAGAGATGGAGCCAAAGACGTTAACTACTTCATCGCTGCCGAATCGATTCCTACGATGTCCGGATCCAACGCGGATCTAAGACTTCCAATCCGCCCCGGTGACCAGACGAAACTGGCTCTTGCCATCGCTGCCGGGCTCGGAGAATTAGGAGCAAACACTAAGGATGTTACCGGAACTTCTACTGTAGAAAGTCTCGCAGGAGAACTCGGAGTTACTACAGAGGGAATACGTAAAACAGCAAAAGCTCTTTGGTCGAATAAAGGCAAATCTCTCGTGGTTGCGGGTGGTCTTTCTGCTTCTACCAAAGAAGCTGTGGATCTTCAGGTCCTTGTGAACTTCTTAAACTCTACTTTAGACAACGACGGTAAGACTGTTGATTACGCTTCTCCTAAAAAAGAAGGTTTGGCGGATTATTCCGGTAACCTAAACAAACTTACGGAAGCATTAAAACAAACAAAAGTAGGAGTTTTATTCCTCTACGATACCAACTTGGTTTACCAAGCGGGAGATTCTTGGAAGGACCTTCTTCATAGAGCGGCTCTGACCGTAAGTCTTGCCGACAGAGCGGATGAGACAGCACTTGCCTCCAACTATCTGGCTTCTACGACTCATTTCTTAGAGTCTTGGGGAGATTCGGAAGGAACTAAGGGAATTTTCTCCATCCAACAACCTGCGATCCGTCCTTTATTCAACACTCGTTCTTTCGAGGACAGTTTGATCGCTTTCGCAGGCGGATCTCTCGGTGGAGAAAAATCATTTTACGAATACGTAAAGAACTCTTGGACTAAAAAACTCGGCTCCAAACTAAAATGGGAAGATCTACTTAGAGTTGGAACTACAGTAAGAGCTAAGGACCGCAGAAAAACAGCAAGTGCTACTCGTGGCTTCAATAAAGGCGCCCTGAAAAAGCCTGCTTCTTATCCTGCCGGAATCCGTCTGGCTCTTTACGAGACAAGCTCCATAGGAGACGGTAGAGCGGCTAATAACTCTTTACTACAAGAGCTTCCTGATCCTGTTACTAAGGTTACTTGGGACAACTACGTAGTGATTTCTCCTTCATTGGCGAAAGAGAAAGGGATCCAATCCAACGATGTGATTTCCGTTAAAACTGCGAAGGGTTCTATCGAACTTCCTGCTCAGGTTCAACCTGGAATGCATAAGGACTCGATCGGGATCGCGGTCGGTTACGGTAGGACTGCAGCTGGTAAAGTAGGAAACGAAGTAGGTAAGAACGCATACGTTCTGGCAGAAGACGGAGTGTTCTCCGGAATTTCCGTAACTTCTCTCGAGAAGACTGGCAAAACCTATAAGCTTGCTTGCACCCAACACCACCATGTATTATCTCCAGGTTTCGGATACGAGGATCGTCCTTTGGTCCAATCTACTTCTTTGGAAGAATGGAAGAAAAATCCAGCTTCCGGAGTGAAAGAATCCGAAATTCCTAAAATCAAAAAAGACGGTAAGATGGTCTACGCAACCGGAGCAAACCCGGTTCATGAATACCCTGGTTATAAATGGGGTATGGCAATCGACCTGACTGCTTGCACCGGTTGCGGCTCTTGCGTCATCGCGTGCCAAGTAGAGAACAATATTCCGGTAGTAGGAAGAGACGAAGTTAGAGTGGGTCGCGAGATGCATTGGCTTCGTATCGACCGTTACTATATCGGTGATCCTGAAAAACCGGAAGATCTACAGATTGCTCACCAGCCTATGATGTGCCAACAGTGCGATAACGCTCCTTGTGAGACTGTTTGTCCTGTTGCGGCTACCGTTCATAGTTCGGAAGGGATCAACGATATGGTTTATAACCGTTGCGTTGGAACTCGTTACTGCTCTAACAACTGTCCTTACAAAGTTCGTCGTTATAACTGGGCTCAACACTGGTATAACGAAACCGGAGCCGAAAAAGGATCCAGAACTCCGAGATATCTCGGACTCAATCCTGAAGTTACGGTTCGTGGTAGAGGGGTTATGGAAAAATGTAACTTCTGCGCTCATAAGATCGCAGAGGCGAAAATCCAAGCCAAGAACGAAGGAAGAACTCTTAAAGACGGAGAAGTTCGTTGTGCATGCGAACAAAGCTGTGCGGCAGACGCGATCAGCTTCGGTAATACCAACGATAAAACTTCTAAGGTTTCCAAACTTAGTGCGGATCCTAGATCTTTCCGAGTTCTCGAGTATTTAAATGTCGGTCCCCAGGTCGCTTATCTGACCAGGGTAAGAGCTTAA
- a CDS encoding cytochrome c3 family protein, translating to MNKKALKLSVPLIAIAAVAYLIFSPSKYVGYSPDQPIPFNHKIHAGDNKIDCRYCHTGVETSAHATVPNTSTCMNCHSLVAKNSPDIKFLSESYSNKKPIEWVKIHDLPDHVQFNHSRHISRGVDCSQCHGNVAEMVKVKQVASLNMGYCINCHRENNAPTDCSTCHR from the coding sequence ATGAATAAGAAAGCTTTGAAACTTTCGGTTCCGCTTATTGCTATTGCAGCAGTGGCTTACCTGATTTTTTCTCCCTCCAAATATGTAGGCTACTCTCCGGATCAGCCTATACCTTTTAACCACAAGATTCACGCAGGTGATAATAAGATAGACTGTCGTTATTGTCACACTGGTGTAGAAACAAGCGCTCACGCAACGGTTCCGAATACTTCAACTTGTATGAACTGTCACTCGCTTGTTGCAAAGAACAGCCCAGATATTAAATTTTTGAGCGAAAGTTACTCGAACAAGAAACCGATCGAGTGGGTGAAAATCCATGACCTTCCGGATCATGTTCAGTTCAATCACTCTCGCCATATCTCAAGAGGCGTGGATTGTTCTCAATGCCACGGCAATGTAGCTGAAATGGTCAAGGTCAAGCAGGTAGCATCCCTGAATATGGGATACTGTATCAACTGCCACCGGGAGAACAACGCTCCCACCGACTGTTCCACCTGTCACAGATAA
- a CDS encoding endonuclease/exonuclease/phosphatase family protein: MMHCPLIRFLGIPFAFLITISIIAKGPIKKLKVTTFNSYFLYDEVGDSHQFPKDRKHRTEEDFAKIKKILLSNRPDIIGFQEIENETALHHIIINEYECRATVTPGYSQELGLCWKKELGKPVIKELEQLSFRPGLRKGLLAEFNIDGKKVFFLVVHLKAGRSAKDKKERKEQILALKEILPSLGKFVLLGDFNEVLEKKADLWKILRGNLKIKSANYKQKSDCWQHQDGFIDYLITNMDWQPGSFVQTKFESDDGNFDGNPSAEKGLSDHCPVSADLLLER; this comes from the coding sequence ATGATGCACTGCCCACTGATACGATTTCTGGGAATTCCCTTCGCTTTCCTAATAACAATTTCCATTATCGCGAAAGGTCCCATAAAAAAACTCAAAGTAACAACCTTTAATTCGTACTTTTTATATGATGAGGTAGGAGATTCTCATCAATTCCCAAAAGATAGAAAACATAGAACGGAAGAGGATTTTGCTAAGATCAAAAAGATATTACTTTCAAACCGTCCGGATATAATCGGATTCCAAGAAATAGAAAACGAAACAGCGCTTCATCATATTATAATAAATGAATATGAATGCAGGGCCACGGTGACCCCTGGTTATTCCCAAGAGTTGGGACTTTGTTGGAAGAAGGAATTAGGCAAACCGGTCATTAAAGAATTGGAACAACTTTCTTTTCGCCCGGGACTCAGAAAGGGACTTCTTGCGGAGTTTAATATCGATGGCAAAAAGGTTTTTTTCTTGGTGGTCCATTTAAAAGCAGGTCGTTCTGCCAAAGATAAAAAGGAAAGAAAGGAACAGATACTTGCACTAAAGGAAATCCTTCCGTCTCTCGGCAAATTCGTTCTATTAGGGGATTTTAATGAGGTTCTGGAAAAAAAAGCGGATCTTTGGAAAATTCTACGAGGAAACCTGAAAATAAAATCCGCGAACTATAAACAAAAATCGGATTGTTGGCAACATCAAGACGGCTTTATCGATTACCTGATCACGAATATGGATTGGCAGCCAGGAAGTTTTGTTCAAACAAAGTTTGAATCCGACGATGGAAATTTTGACGGAAATCCAAGCGCAGAAAAAGGCCTTTCGGATCATTGTCCGGTAAGTGCGGATCTGTTGCTGGAGAGATGA
- a CDS encoding type II toxin-antitoxin system VapC family toxin, whose protein sequence is MNYLLDTHAILWVLFQPENLSYKVESEILNQRNRIFISSISLWEISLKFSLKKLELQGITPEQLPKKIREVGFEFIGDSPEIFANYFKLPTGKHTDPFDRFLIWQAVSFDFVFITKDRYLKEYNPLGLRLFW, encoded by the coding sequence GTGAACTATCTATTAGATACGCATGCGATCTTATGGGTTTTGTTTCAGCCGGAGAATCTATCCTATAAAGTAGAATCGGAAATTCTAAACCAAAGAAATCGGATCTTCATTAGTAGTATTTCTTTGTGGGAAATTTCTCTGAAATTTTCTCTGAAAAAGTTAGAGTTGCAGGGAATAACTCCTGAGCAATTGCCTAAAAAGATTCGAGAAGTTGGATTTGAGTTTATAGGAGATTCTCCGGAGATATTTGCGAATTATTTTAAATTGCCGACTGGGAAACATACGGATCCATTCGATCGTTTTCTAATCTGGCAGGCAGTAAGTTTTGATTTTGTGTTCATTACGAAAGATAGGTATTTAAAGGAATATAACCCTCTGGGTCTAAGATTGTTTTGGTAA
- a CDS encoding SCO family protein produces MGIRSYSKILFCSLVLFSLFAGCAKDPKEEYSEEITDFSLPQKDKLPLYYGKDLQPVWENKGTNKPREISKFIMKDQENQNVSEGSCKGKITVVSFFFTKCAGICPTITNNLSLVQKEFETDPNIQILSFSATPALDSPQVLKEYGSKRKIRYEKWKLLTGNQKEIYALARDSFNADTAIPKEDAKKKLTERDFLHSDHVYLLDTQLRLRGIYNGKMRSSIQELNSDIEVLKREL; encoded by the coding sequence ATGGGAATACGATCCTATTCTAAAATTTTATTCTGCAGTTTGGTTTTGTTCTCTCTTTTTGCAGGTTGTGCAAAAGATCCGAAAGAAGAATATTCCGAAGAGATCACTGACTTCTCTTTACCACAAAAGGACAAACTTCCTTTGTATTATGGAAAGGATTTGCAGCCTGTTTGGGAAAACAAAGGTACCAATAAGCCTAGAGAAATTTCCAAATTTATAATGAAAGACCAGGAGAATCAAAATGTATCAGAAGGCTCCTGTAAGGGAAAAATTACCGTTGTCTCCTTCTTTTTTACGAAATGTGCAGGGATCTGTCCAACGATCACAAACAATTTGAGTTTGGTGCAGAAGGAATTCGAAACAGATCCTAATATCCAAATATTGTCCTTCTCCGCTACTCCTGCTTTGGATTCTCCTCAGGTTTTAAAAGAATACGGATCCAAACGAAAGATCCGATATGAAAAATGGAAACTCCTGACAGGGAACCAAAAGGAAATTTATGCATTAGCGAGAGATTCCTTCAATGCGGATACAGCGATCCCAAAAGAGGACGCTAAAAAGAAACTCACGGAAAGGGATTTTCTACACTCGGACCATGTATATCTTTTAGATACTCAGCTTAGATTACGCGGGATCTATAATGGTAAAATGAGATCTTCTATCCAGGAGTTGAATTCGGACATAGAAGTTTTGAAACGAGAACTTTGA
- a CDS encoding toxin-antitoxin system YwqK family antitoxin: MNFYIFAICFLLVACDPVRVASTDPSITRNGRYVSFRGDKFTGLLESKLDELEVVRVTSYKNGLPDGNEKDVHFNGQILAEREFSEGKKVGTHLGWFPDGKKRFQNEYLEGQFHGSQWEWRNSGSLYSYAKFDHGKVIGKKMWRENGQIYMNFVIYQGRAYGMTGGKLCSQIRGDEDGNTILF, from the coding sequence TTGAATTTCTATATATTTGCGATCTGTTTTCTTCTAGTTGCTTGCGATCCGGTCCGGGTTGCAAGCACGGATCCTTCTATCACTCGAAATGGAAGATATGTTTCCTTTAGGGGTGATAAATTCACCGGACTCTTAGAATCCAAATTGGATGAACTGGAAGTTGTCCGTGTAACCTCTTACAAAAACGGTTTGCCTGACGGGAACGAAAAGGATGTACACTTCAACGGTCAAATTTTGGCGGAAAGAGAGTTTTCCGAAGGAAAGAAGGTAGGAACTCATCTAGGTTGGTTTCCCGACGGTAAAAAACGTTTTCAGAATGAATACCTAGAAGGGCAGTTCCACGGTTCCCAATGGGAATGGAGAAACTCAGGATCGTTGTATTCTTATGCAAAATTCGATCATGGAAAGGTGATCGGGAAGAAGATGTGGAGAGAGAACGGACAGATCTATATGAATTTTGTGATCTACCAAGGACGTGCGTATGGAATGACGGGCGGAAAATTATGCAGCCAGATCCGAGGAGATGAAGATGGGAATACGATCCTATTCTAA
- a CDS encoding YHYH protein — MLRLRSILLIAVAVFMWNCDSSGGSDLSSAAVLLAASQCTPTTTTTMPTTLTDNSSCPAAVNNATDDLGFGGPTCVTSIAAEAPCWMKTNFHCVTVTVEGSNYVITTTDRPPHKSAYYSVASGYNESMDSGFTTNPNTILTQNITMTIPTTPTVTDCSQSNAGSDSVGISTLGIVIFNNQAAPGDSFATEYYTMDQSQGHPQNTGKYHYHTEPYKITTDDDNMVGLMLDGFPIYGKRNQSGTYPTLDSTTHTTSCTPTEFPDGTYCYHVENQTGYNGYIIGSYFKGTPGSVD, encoded by the coding sequence ATGCTTCGTTTACGATCTATTCTATTGATTGCTGTTGCGGTCTTTATGTGGAATTGCGATAGCTCTGGGGGAAGCGACCTTTCTTCCGCTGCGGTTTTATTGGCCGCTTCTCAATGTACACCTACAACCACCACTACAATGCCTACAACTTTGACGGACAATTCTTCCTGTCCAGCGGCAGTGAACAATGCAACGGATGATCTAGGTTTCGGGGGGCCTACCTGTGTGACTAGTATCGCTGCAGAGGCTCCTTGTTGGATGAAAACCAATTTTCATTGTGTGACTGTGACGGTAGAAGGTTCCAACTATGTGATCACTACTACTGATAGGCCTCCTCACAAAAGCGCATATTATAGTGTTGCTTCGGGTTATAATGAGTCTATGGATTCCGGATTCACTACTAATCCGAATACTATTCTCACCCAGAACATTACTATGACGATTCCGACAACTCCTACAGTAACCGATTGTTCTCAGTCAAATGCCGGATCGGATTCGGTCGGAATTTCAACATTGGGAATCGTGATCTTTAATAATCAAGCGGCACCCGGAGATTCTTTTGCCACGGAATATTACACGATGGACCAGTCTCAAGGACATCCTCAGAATACCGGGAAATACCATTATCATACGGAACCGTATAAGATTACGACTGATGATGATAATATGGTAGGGCTTATGTTGGACGGATTTCCGATCTATGGAAAGAGGAACCAGTCGGGAACTTATCCAACATTGGATTCAACAACTCATACAACTTCCTGCACACCTACGGAATTTCCGGACGGGACTTACTGCTACCATGTAGAGAACCAAACAGGTTATAACGGATATATTATAGGAAGTTACTTCAAGGGAACTCCGGGCTCCGTAGACTAA